In Diadema setosum chromosome 2, eeDiaSeto1, whole genome shotgun sequence, the DNA window CTTCTCTGCAGGTTGGATGATCATTTCACGGTTTCGTTGAAGACTGTGCGGGGCTTTTCGTTCTTCTCTAATGAGGTTGTCCCTGCACGCGCTTAGATGAGTTTTACCTGTATTTGATAACTGACTCTGTGACCTTAGAACTAGTTTCTTCTATGAAGACATAAGATTGTGGTTCCTTGACATTGGGGGTTCAAGCGCTCTTGGTTTTCGGGGTCTTTGTTATGTATCTTGTTGCGGTAAGTTGGGCTGTGTGTATATTATGATCTTGTCCGTCTGTGTTACACTGCGTTGTGGGAGGGTTCTCTGGTGAGCGCtgactgttttttgttttttttttttttttttgaagtgagTTTTTATTAGCATCCTTCTCTTGGCGATCCTTATGAAGTTCCAACACTTGTACGAAAGACTGGTTCCACCTGTGGTGAGAACGTGTTCAAATTTACTACACTACATTTGACATTGTTTTCACAAAGTTCGCAGGATTCTTTGAATCTGATTCCACCTTAATGTAGTGGTCATAGTTGTAGCTGCGCTCGTTGTGTTTGTTGATGGcgctgttttcttttgtttttgttttttgttttttttgtttttgctttgcttttctctgtgtgtgtgtgtttaatagtTTCATTTTCCTGAAGTGTCTGCTGTGTCCTGTCCCATGCAAGTGCGGATTTTCTTGCTGAACAGATGCCACTGGCGGTGTTGTTTTTGTCCAGCGCTTTCAGGTCCTCATGCACTGCCTGAAATCTTTTTTGAATTATTGCGTTCTTTTGATCTGACGAGCGTTGTGCGTTGTCGGTGCGTTTCACCCTGAAGTGAGTTTATGGTTTGGTGGTAATAAGCAGGACCAGTGGATTGCTAAAGTTCATTCTTCAGATCTTCGAGGTTAGTGTTGGTCACAGCGATCTATGTACTCTTTCTTCCACCAGATGTTGGATAGGCCTAAAGATGTGGAGCAATAAATTGTTTTTCCTCCATCCATATAACGTCTTCAGCCAACGAGGGTCGTTGTCTACAAAACACGATCGTTTTGTTGATTGTTAGTAGACCGTGTGCAACAATACCGTTTTCTcctccagacgattttcataatttcacatcatgtagtacaaaaatcgacagctccatgtgtaGATTTATGGAATTAGTAGAGAACCAAtactctgagaaaaaaaaaatcttaaacaaatcacactgaacaatgctgatgacataggaggctcacatattttagtaatgtagcagtgtaattcctctacaataccgcttgcttatatgaacaagttcacctgtgtagaatctacgcgtgccttcttttgttctgcttccgtgagccccaactcatgtaTTCTTATGGTTAAACTGCCATGTCAattcatccttgttcattgcaatttgttataatatTTGGAAAACACtctattcctcatcccaatcactataaattctgaaactctatCTTGTATATAGCTAATTcacagttgttcaaatgtaaagaatctgaaaatcatccggaggtctcctttaagtaaTGCGAACGAAGTTCATGTCTTTGTCTGCGTTCCAGCAGTTTGCTTGTGTTTTAAAATGTGTACCTGCAGTTTCTAGTGTGTCATGTTGTCACTGTATGTTTGTGCTATTGTGTTAATATTTAGAAAGGAAGTCGTCTGTACCTACAGAAGGATCCCGGTCAGGCAACTGGCGGAATGCACGTATAGCACATACATGCAAGAAATGttgtgtcaaaattttaaacTTTCAGGTGATGGTAGAGTCATTAAATAGGCGTAAGACATGTAGTGTTGCGATGGTCCAGACGTGGCTTCTGCTTAATTCTCTTCCCTTTCATTTAGTTCTCTAGCTTTCGGCACTATCAATATCAAAGGTGTagcattgtgttgttgtttttttgttagaacaaaagaaaagaaagatttcTTAGactcaaattaaaacaaaaagtaacaaagCAATAAGTTTTCTGGAAAATCAATCATCCTGCGCCATTTCAGGAAGTCCAGTCCTTCCGGTCACACTTCACTTTTACTTACCAAATTTGGGCATAATATCCACTGTCAGCTCTCTTTGGGTCAAGCTGCAACGTATGACCTCATAACCCTTCAGCAAAAGAAACGGGCAGCAAAAGTGACGTAGAACTGTGCGTCGGTGGATTGGATATCAAAgttaaaatgtatttttcagaAGGGTTCTAAACCCAATGAATAGAGTAGTTGAGCTGACAAATAAGAAGAACTTGTTGGAAAAGGCTGGTTAACAGATAGACTTGACAATTTGGGAgatgtatgtcatgtatgttACTGCTTTCATATGCTGCTTTCTTAACACCCTGATCGGTGATATTGTGCGTGACTGTATTGCGGAGTTTAAAACACTCGCGTGAATGTCATATTCTAGTCATATGGGCGTAAGCAATAGGatcccccccttctctctctctctctctcttctttattctccctctcccttccctTATTTCCATAGTACATGTTACTATCGattaatattgtaaatgatGTGAGCGTTTAGGGAACGTATAGGCCCAGTAATGTATACTGTTTGGTCTTTGAGCAAATTGATTCTTGCTTTATTATGTTAAGTTGCACAAAGGAATATTAAGATATCAATATCAGTTATTGCTGATTGACTTGTGACGTCAAGGTTATAGAAAGCAGCGCAGATTCTGGGATACTAATGTGAATAATCAATTATTATATTCCAATCACGAGTTGGAGTTAAGATTATACTACTGAATGACGATATATTATGCAACGATGCAACGAAGCATAACGATTAAGAATGAACGCGGCAATTGAATTAAGACTGCGTATGCTATATTGATGAACATCATTCACCaatgatatcaaatattaaGTCATTGACTATTATCTCATTGTACTCATTATTATCCCTTGTATATGATGTTTACAAATTTCAGGGTTTGGTTGTTCGGATCGACATGAAACCATTCCAATCGATGATAAGAACCTGCGAATAAAAAGAACATCCGTAACGAACATACTGCGAGTCCCGGCTCCATTTGTTGCGCGCTACATAGACTATTAGACTTTCATCAGAATCTAAAAAAGTAAGAATTTAATGACAAAGTTTGCCATTGCTGCAATATTGTCAATTAAGGCAAATTGTATTTGTGGCATATATCAAGCTCCCGTCAGAAAATTCGGGTTTCCACAACTGCCCTTCAAAAAGTGCATCGATCATTATACACTTAACTGCAAACTCAAATactaggtgttaaaaaaaaaaaattccccacttttgatcctttataattcaaaaactatatatcagttgatattaacattgatatgagcaatagctgaatagtgtacaattctgttggaggtgatttgaaaatgaaagcatgattcagttttggtaaattcaacattaatttttcagttaggtttcagattttgctctattttcaaccctctgtacaaaacttcaaCTTTGCACAGGGGGTTATTGGCGTGTATAGGAGTGTGTTGTTGAGaaccagacaatggtcctggacaatagccaggattggaatgctctattacatatttatgaggaattccactttcacagctagtctttattcattctgaaatgcggtgtatgcaagcacatggaaacatgtgctcacttttttcatgtgcatgcatttcattctgtgtcatgaattcagactagcagtgctcagggcaatccacatgaataattgataaagcattcatgtgccttgcagcagagctctgaacaggtggtagTCATTTCCATTGTTCAGGCACaaagggtcattgtaagcacacactcacatacacatcattggtttctgcgtgtaaagttcaatttttgtacagagggttaaaatttgctcaaaatctggaacctaacattgaaataaatcattgatttcatgaaactgattaggcattcatattcaaatcacctccaactaaattgtacaatattcagctattactcttatcaatgacagttttatctgacatatagtttttgaactacgTATTAAGAATCACaagtggaaaatgttttttgtaacacctagtacgtaaaacacaaattattgtttgtcttttttgacACTTCCTAATTGCTTTAATTTTCCTTTCGCTTTAGAGCAACAGCTTTTCACCACCTGCACCTGCAAGGAAAATAGTAAGAACCTTAGATTTTTGCGGCAACATtgaatatctttttatttcttttgatttttcacCATTCATAAGGGAAACATACATCGTATTAGAATTTCAGTTTTGAGCCGTTATTTTGAATTTCTCAAAACCCTCAGTAATGTATTTGagtaaagcttttttttttaattgtccaCCTTTTATAACAATATATACACATGGAATTCAGATATTTCCTGCTATGTCTGAGAACAatttggtggccatcttgaatatctatTCAAATCAGCACCTTCGAAATACAGTAAAAATGGGAGCTTTTCACCTTTCATATAAAAACTGCAATTTTGttggccattttggcggccattttggcgatAATTTCGAGTGTCCCAAAATCAAGAATGCAAGAATTGCTTTAATAGGATTCGGATTATGCATTCTCGATAGAAACGAAATCTTACTTAATAAACTTCTGCAATACGGTTTCCAAGAAAGACCCTGGAGTGGTTCAAAAGTTACCTTACCAACAGACAACAGTTCGTTTCTGCATGTCGTCAATAATTCATCTACCATGTGTGATATTCAAATATTAGGCCCCCTTTTATCcattatctatatcaatgattttcatagatgcAAGTTGTCAATGAAGAGCTGAAACATGTTACACAATAGATACGGGCAAACAAATTATTACTTAATTTGCAAAAACTACGTTTGTGCTTTTTAGTAATTCCCTTGAAAAGCTACCTGGCAGCTTTGTACTTGATGACACCCCTCCCTCCTTTCCTTCTTgtttccctcctcctccttcttcttcgaGATTCTGTCTCATGAAGCTGGACGGTAGGATCAAGATCTGGCGGCGTAGTTGCTGTGCTTGGGTCATCTAccagggtgcacgtcacgagaccgacacccacgagtcatacagcccacaagttatactgctcacaagtcatacagcccacgagtcatacagctcacaagtcatacagcccaccagttatacagcccacgagttcgacactgagtaaataaagcccacgagttcgacatcaagtaaaataagcccaggagttatacggctcacgagaccgacactacgcacaaaaggctcatgagaccgacagtaagcaatcAAAGCCCACGAggccgacactacacttaaaaggtccacgagaccgacgctacgcatacaaggctcacgagaccgacattacgcataagaggttcacgagaccgacattaagcaaagaaggcccgcGAGatcgacaggatgaacagcgccacctatagaccaataaattgtatagggtgtcctgataatagcataggaagatatgagagatggaaaagaagagttgccatctccggcagggtgtaACCCCTtaagttgccccccccccccccccccctgaaatgatcaggatctttaattgtgcttgcatgggtgtttgtttgtggaaaaaaaatgaacaaagtacagtaaaagtgtgtaacagatctttccacagtAAGCCTGCGAGGGTGTTGAATTAGTAttaattaaaaatgaaaaaaataacgtaatcgtctattaaggtacCGTAAGGGATTCGGGAAAAATTAGATGCATCCAggaaaacagctattgtatttcacgaaaaaatgatataaaacgatataaaacgttttaatcagtagcaTTACactatagttacagagaaaattacaagtagatcttactgcaaaacttCCAAGTaggagggtagaatatctaaaatagaataagtacaaaaatgtaactagtgaatcgggaaagagaagaggtaaaaattatatcctgcccatcttctagctaaaacCTGGGAAAGCCTAataaaatagcacgatggcattattaaagctctaaaattaatccatacatcgttcttgccctctttttaattcatttgtgggttttgttttgattttttgtctctttttttgggggggatgaagaatactaattcttctattttttttttatttggggggcatgaagaatacaattctatttttctacttgataacaatgtcgctccctgacacacttgccccccccccccagaagtatgtagaaatacatgtttgatgtcgttcataattatgtagatggtcaccatctttcaattgatagcgtgacgaaattacaaccgccagtatgttatttttccgttcatggaacaccctgtacaggtgattgacatgtagatggcgctgtttatcctgtcggtctcgtgggccttctttgcctactgtcggtctcgtgggctttctttgcttagtgtcggtctcgtgagcctttttagcttagtgtcggtctcgtgggccttttttgcctactgtcggtctcgtgggctttctttgcttagtgtcggtctcatgagcctttattgcttagtgtcggtctcgtgggctttctttgcttagtgtcggtctcatgagccttttgtgcgtagtgtcgaactcatgggctgtatgactcctgagccgtataactcgtgggctgtatgactcatggacctattattgatgtcggtctcgtggaccgtatgactcgtgggtgtcggtctcgtgggatgcccccatCTACCAACTACTGACCTAATGAGATGTAACAATTTCTCAATAAATGGAGAGGAGAcagtcacagaaaaaaaaatgtccatgtgtcttcattgttttgtcattgaAGTTTGGATGAATTCCCCattgaaaacaacaaattttgcaacatttcattttttacctTGCTGCATATTCAGAGACACTGTGCATTCCACGATTGCATAAGCATCACAAGTGACACAGCATTATAAAGAAGAATAATTAAGCTCTCTAATGATACCACATTTACGTATGATGAGGAAGCAAAAAGAGATATAATTACCCCTCAAACGTGAATTGCAGAACTTTTTTGAGGTTATTTAGGTTATTTACATGGAAGTGTTTGCATTGCACTTACTGACCTTGTGAACATAGGTTTCCACAATTTCCGTGATCGAATCTGAAGTGTAGAACAGTTTTGATGAAATCACTGTGCTTTTATCATGGTTAGAActgatttgcatattatgaAAATTGGACCATTTTGCCCCATTGTATTTcttgggacttttagtatggtgtttAGGAAAACATAATGAGTTGAACCGCAGTGGAATTCCTACCATGGCAGTTAGTGTGGGTGAAGACTAGAAGCCAAATTGTCCATTATTCCATTACTCTGGCGTCGCCTTGCTGTGATAAGAAAAGATTGTTCAGGTACAAGGTGAGTTGAGTGTGTCGAGTGCTGGTGCAAGcacgtttgtgtgtgttcagCAAGCGTGCGGTACCATTTGTCTGTCCCCCAGATTTCAAACTATAgggtgtttctttttctttttcatttctcttcagAGTACTATGAGTGAATGATCCAAAAGGTTACTCATAACCTGCTAGTCACACAGAATTCTTCTTTGTTTGCACGCACAAGAGCggaaaatttattttatttatatggGTGCCTAAGTTTTGATACCATGGTCACTAGTAGATATCTATCAAGCCAGCTGCGATGGAAGCTTAGGACAGGGTATATGATCATTCAGAGACCAACGAGGGGACGTCGGACATCTTTTTAAATCCGCAGGTTAGTGCTCATCAAATATAATAAAcgtaaaggaaaagaaatgggTGAAAATGGTTACAAACCACGTGTTTTGaccaaactttgaattcccatCATAACAGATTCATTTCCAGTATTCTAGTTGGTGTATGGGGGATAGGATTCAACATTCATAACGATAGTTCCATTACCAATTTATCTAATAATTTATGTTTACATATACGAATCATCATCTTTCTGGTATTTACAGAATTGCTGGTGCTTTACTCTGCAACGACATTCTACGATGGGAGACGCGGTAGAAGGCATCAGCAAGGCGCGCTTCGTAGCAACAGAGCCAATTAACTTTCTGATACTAGCTGTCCAAGGAGCCCTCGCCACCCTCAGGACGTTTTACATTCAAGAACGGCTAGCACAAAGTTATAATTTCTCAATCAATTACCACCTGAACGGCACATGTTCTGATGAGAACAACACTGATCCCCTTTATAAGCGGATACAATCCGAGACATCATTTTGGAACATGTGGCTTGCAACACTTTCCACTTTTCTGCCAGTTATTACGGCGACATTCCTCGTAGCTGCTTCGAGCTTCATCGGTCGAAAACCGATCCTAGTCGTAAGTGCGATAGGCCACCTCATTGCTTCTGGCATCTTTCTCCTGGTAGCGTTGTTTGAGCTACCCATATTCATATCTCTCTTTGCGGCCTTTGTGCTTGGGTTGTGTGGGGATACAGATGCTGTCGAAGTAGTATCTGCGGCTTATATTGCCGACTCTTCCTTTGGTAAGTCTAGAACACAGAGGATGGTTGTTCTTTCACTTATGGATAGTGCGGGATGGGGTTGCGGTCAAGTGTTGGGAGGTTTGATTCTCGGTTATTCCAATAACTTTCCCGTCAGCTTTGCATTTCCAACAATATTAGCTGCCATCAACGTTGCCTACACAACTTTCCCAGGACTAGTTTTGGAAACAGTACCCAATTGCAAGACCCTCCCAGCAGGTAGCATTCTTAAGGAAACTCTGAACAGTCTTGCTGGGTTTTACACTCGCTTCGATAGAAGCAGGAGGACAAAAGCTCTCATTCTGATCACCATCATATGCCTACTGCGTTTTGTGAGAGAAGGCATATTCGACGTCATCGTTATCTATGGCCTAGGAAGACCTTTCTGCTGGACAGCCACATTTGTGGGATTCTTTAATGCCAGTGTTGCTCTGGTTCCTTCAGCAGGTAAGCACTAGATTCATCACATTCCCCTGTACGTGCGATAAGGGTCCacattattagtattatcattttGTAGTACGTTCTCCTGCATCACTCTATCAATGGAGAGAGAGGTTTGTTTTAACCCACGCGATTCATGCAAAATTTGGTGGCATATGAAATCAACAAACAGTCGAACAAAAAGAGCAGCAAGTAACCCTAACAAGTGGCTGGTGCTGGTGCTAACAAGTGCACTCCTTAAGCCACCGACCAGTCACCGACTGCTGTTTaatataagctgttattttcgcgtacagatattttggCGAATGgggaggtcatagacattttcgcgagatattgttttcgcgaattgacaccgagACTTTGCACATGCGCTGTTACCTAAAGCCCCAGTCACAAAGGCCTATAAACATGTACGGATCCTCAAGGATTTACACGATGATCCAGgttgttgataccgtgtgtacaatCATAACGCTTCGTTGACGCTCCATCCGAGGCAAAACTAGCCCGGAACTCCCCGGATATGGCCGGCACTGATCGAGGGAGTGTAGACGCCGTGTTCTGCCGGCATGGACCGTATAATTGCTGAGTGGGTCCGGCATGGACCGTGGAGCGACGTGTAAGATCCGTGTGGATGCCGTATAGATCCTGTGCTGGTCCGGCCTCAGCCGTGTAGCGgacgtgttgataccgtgtgtacaatATCAACGCTCGTTGACGCTCCATCCGAGGCAAATCTAGCCCGGAACTCCCCGGATCTTTGCCAGCAtgatccggggattgccgtgtagATCCTTGGGGATCCGTGTTAGATTTGACTGGGGCTTCAGCGCATATGACAATATTTTCACTAACGCGCTTTGTTGTCAAATTCGCGGTCctactgtgattcgcgaaattcgcggtCCTATTGggatttgcgaaattcgcgaaaattacacccttgcgaaaataacagtttAGACAGTACCGTACTCATGGTAGTTGCAAACCTAAGCAGTCGCCTGTTCATCAtgaggtttttgtttgtttgtttgtttgtttgtttgtttgtttgtttatttgtttgttgttgcgtATGTCTTTGACCATGCACTTACTACACATGGACTatggtctttctttgatcccgtCATCACCgccgccacctgattatgtgcatcttaatgggAGTACATTCAGATGTTTGGACAATGACAATTGTGTAATCAcgcatcgtcactgacaaaagaaccgtttccctcatttcggCCTTATTTggctgaggtgccttttcagactctactgcctttgaataaacaccaaTGATGGGGAACAGCAAACGtcataatatgtcaaattttgTGTCACAGAATGAATAATTACGGAAGTGGACACTTGTGGACACGCATTCAACGTTACTTAATAATGGTGAAACATAGATGTTATCTACCCTTACTGtccatgttttctttgaaacaaTGTGCGAAGGATAGGAAAAATAAGAtttacaaatcacaatgaacttgccaaaatatttgctttctcTCATATATTACGtgcatttcgcaaatgaaattgGCTGAGCCATGATTTCCAAATTCACACTACAATTGcacttacatttttcatgatttgCTACAGTTATTATCTTCTGCGCATACagtttttagatttctcaaagcgtcgttttgtttttatccaggCTGACAGTCGGCGGTCGTGGTGAGATCAAAGCACGAAAGCATGTATAAAATGGTATTGTGACGCTTTTGATAGAAGCAGGTGTTTAAGCGATGTATGTCCAggcagtggcgtaccgtgggtcaagacattgggggggggggcacctcatgacagcaacatcagaattgcataacgtaacaattaaatgcgagcgagcggagcgagcgagcttgaaaattttgacattttacagtccccaaactgccgtttgtagctatatataataatatatgtatgtatatatatatatttgctttggaagttaagggggttgcaccgggcgcaactgctggcagttgctggcagtaacatcacgagaatggcttaacgattaaatgcgagcgagcgaagcgagcgagcttgaaaattttgacattttacagtccccaaactgccgtttgtagctatattttgtcgctttggaaattcatggggggggggggcaccgggtgcaactgctggcaattactggcagtaatatcaggagaatggcatataacggttaaatgcgagcgagcgaagcgagcgagcttgaaaattttgacattttatgttcccaaaactgccgtttttaggtatattttttcgctttggaaattaaggtgAGGGggtgcatcgggcgcaactgctggcaattactgacagcaacatcaggagaattgcataacgattaaatgcgagcgagcgaagcgagcgagcttgaaaattttgacattttacagtcccaaaactaccgtttgtagctatattttttcgctttggaaattaaggagagggggcgcaccgggcgcaactgctggcaactactgacagcaacatcaggagaattgcataacaattaaatgcgagcgagcgaagcgagcgagcttgaaaattttgacatttcacagtcccaaaactgccgtttgtagctatatttttttcgctttggaaattaaggggaggggcgcaccgtgcgcaactgctggcaattacttacagcaacatcaggagaattgcataacgattaaatgcgagcgagcgagcttgaaaattttgacattttacagtccccaaattgccgtttgtagctatatttttttttgctttggaaattaaggggaggggacgcaacgggcgcaactgctggcaattactgacagcagcatcaggagtattgcataacgattaaatgcgagcgagcgaagcgagcgagcttgaaaattttgacattttacagtccaaaaactgtcgtttgtagctatgtataacttattttttcgctttggagggagggggcgcccggtgcgccccctggatccgccactggtagtcaagggtgtcggtttatgttcatgattgggggaggtatgaccagcgagggggcgtcgaagtgaccaagcgggagaaggatgtccaaaatctgcactttatatagagcatcctaatttgtttgtgtttgtgagtgtgtgtgtttcatatagatggaaaagttaggaaatagccaaggtcaagtcttattattggcaatgcaaggcattttgatataaactagtatgtaaagcaacactgcaaaatcaatgatcaagctttgatagcaaaatgtgtacatacaaacatcacattgcgcaacattgcagcgactctttttgccattccgatgttctgagtacactgcgcacatcctgcttgtattcaaaatgccaaccaggaatcacactgaatcacaatcttttgtcgtctccgggctttttgaacaatgtttcacgataatacctctttaattatatggttaaaagaaatcttagaaaaatatcttttttcttgatcatcctttcatgtcgatttcaaaagcagtttactaacccttgaattaccattttggtaggttttttttttcttttttttttaccagcggattgggggggcacgtgccccccatgccccccccccccgtagttacgccactgtgtCCAGGTGTGGTAGGTCCATGGTTTGACCAGGGTCTTTTCACAACCGTGTGCGACAGTATCCACTGACATACCTGACCAGTGGCGGATTATGGAGGGGGCGCacagagccccccccccccttcatttttgttaacaaacaagcaaacgaaacaaaaagaaaaaaaggatggGGCGCGTgcgcccctttaattttgtaaaggagcccccccccccccccccctttttcacggaattcctagatccgcccctACTGACTACACCAACCATATTATACTACAAAATCTTAAGAGATTGAGAGTATAGtgataaacatgtattttttaaGATCATTTTAAAtaacatggaaaatgacattttgttcaAAGAACGTATTTTTATTTATCAGTTGCAGCTGTTGTTACCAAACCGTTACTAAAATGTTTCTCCGAGAACTGGTTGATACATTTCGGATTCATCTCATTAATCGCCCAGCTGATCACC includes these proteins:
- the LOC140243644 gene encoding proton-coupled folate transporter-like → MGDAVEGISKARFVATEPINFLILAVQGALATLRTFYIQERLAQSYNFSINYHLNGTCSDENNTDPLYKRIQSETSFWNMWLATLSTFLPVITATFLVAASSFIGRKPILVVSAIGHLIASGIFLLVALFELPIFISLFAAFVLGLCGDTDAVEVVSAAYIADSSFGKSRTQRMVVLSLMDSAGWGCGQVLGGLILGYSNNFPVSFAFPTILAAINVAYTTFPGLVLETVPNCKTLPAGSILKETLNSLAGFYTRFDRSRRTKALILITIICLLRFVREGIFDVIVIYGLGRPFCWTATFVGFFNASVALVPSAGKH